One genomic region from Chondrinema litorale encodes:
- a CDS encoding VOC family protein — protein sequence MQKLKKIDAKTNVITWFEIPVLDIDRARTFYENILDIKMTTRYLEETNEELTFFPSKEGVIQATSGRVTGVLTKSAEVKPASTGTMVYINSSPSLQVVLDKVEKNGGKIVMPPIEIQAGLIAAIIDTEGNKVGLHAEK from the coding sequence ATGCAAAAGTTAAAGAAGATTGATGCTAAAACGAATGTAATTACTTGGTTTGAAATTCCAGTGTTGGATATCGACAGAGCGAGAACTTTTTATGAAAACATACTAGATATAAAAATGACGACTCGCTATCTGGAAGAAACTAATGAAGAACTTACTTTTTTCCCATCGAAAGAAGGAGTGATACAAGCCACATCTGGCAGAGTTACCGGAGTACTTACCAAATCGGCAGAAGTAAAGCCTGCTTCTACAGGCACCATGGTTTACATAAATTCGAGCCCAAGTTTACAAGTTGTATTAGATAAAGTGGAGAAAAACGGTGGCAAAATAGTAATGCCCCCAATAGAAATACAAGCAGGTTTAATTGCTGCCATTATCGATACAGAAGGCAATAAAGTGGGTTTGCACGCAGAAAAATAA
- a CDS encoding Crp/Fnr family transcriptional regulator: protein MQNFLKYIQSIANISDTSWQFLLPALSTTRLEKGAFLLKENQVCDALFFIETGFCRSFYNKDGEEKNTAFHFENEVVTNMNSFGTGEKSAYNIQACEPTSIIIVDKLKLIEASKHAPEIETVGKKCLRLTASKLEEHASLFKLYSPQERYEYLESNHPQILQRVSLTQLSSYLGIARETLSRIRSRRTN, encoded by the coding sequence ATGCAAAATTTTTTAAAATATATTCAATCAATCGCGAATATCTCAGATACAAGCTGGCAGTTTTTACTGCCGGCTTTATCTACTACAAGGTTAGAGAAAGGTGCTTTTTTGTTAAAAGAAAATCAAGTTTGTGATGCACTGTTTTTTATAGAAACTGGCTTTTGCAGAAGCTTTTACAATAAAGACGGAGAAGAAAAAAATACAGCCTTCCATTTCGAAAATGAGGTGGTAACCAATATGAATAGTTTTGGTACTGGCGAAAAATCTGCTTATAACATTCAAGCTTGTGAGCCTACAAGCATTATCATCGTAGATAAATTAAAGTTAATAGAAGCCAGTAAGCATGCACCAGAAATCGAGACAGTGGGTAAAAAATGTCTTCGACTGACTGCTTCAAAACTAGAAGAACATGCTAGTCTCTTTAAATTATATTCTCCCCAAGAGCGCTACGAATATTTGGAGTCTAATCATCCACAAATTTTACAACGTGTGTCTTTAACTCAACTTTCTTCTTATTTAGGTATCGCCAGAGAAACACTGAGTAGAATTAGAAGCCGAAGAACGAATTAG